CTTTTTTGTGGTTAATCCTATGGGAAATTTTGCAAGAACAATGTTTGCATCTCTATTGTCTTTTGCGACATGGCCATTTTATTTTGTTTTATTATTAATGGTACTAGTAGCTAGATGTTTATTAACATAGAGACCTATTCTGGGAAGTGAGAAAATGGGACGAAAAATATTTATATCATACAAATACGCAGATAGTGATGTTCGACATATAAAGGGTGAATGGTATGAAATAAACACGGTACGTGACTATGTAGATAAGATAGAATCTGAAATTGATAGTTCTGATCATATTTACAAGGGAGAATCCGATGCAGAAGATCTTTCACAGTTAAGTGAAGAAACTATATGGTCAAAACTAAAAAATAGAATTTATAACAGCTCTTTAACAATAGTGATGATTTCCAAAAACATGAGGGAATCATGGAAATCGGATAAGAATCAGTGGATACCAAGAGAAGTATCATATTCTTTAAAAGAAACATCTCGTATTAGTAGTAGTGGCGTTGCTGTAACAAGTAAAACCAATGCGTTGTTGGCAGTCATTATACCAGACAGGAATGATTCTTATTCATATTTTACATATAATAAGACTTGTTGTTCCTCGGGATGTAGAATATTTTTAACAGATCAATTATTTGACATAATGAAGAAAAATATGTTTAATCAGAAAAATCCTAATACTCAAATATGCGATAACCGCTCTATCGTATATTTCGGGGATCACAGTTACATGACTTGTGTTAAGTGGGACGAGTTTATTGAAGACATGAATAAATATATAGATAAAGCTTATGAGATTCGAGATAATATTGATAATTATGAAATTACCAACAGCATTTAGGATTCGCTATATCTTCAATCGGGACAATTCCCCTAACCTCTAAACGGTCTGGATACACCCACAGCTTCACCTGTAACCTGTCAAGCAGTTCTTCCCAGGTTACTACTCTCTGTGGGAATCCGACCGTTAAATGTTTTTCATCGTGAACCTTCACAAAAGCAATATTCTCCGTAACGGTGTTATCATCCGGCTGGTAGCGAACATCAAACAGTTCCTCTTCAATTGCTTCTTTTACAACAGCAATATTTTGCTCCAGTTTTGTGAGGTTTTCCATCTCCGGCCAGTAATGCTCATAACGCCTGCGGACGGCAAGCTCCTGCTCCTTCAATTCGTTGATTTGCCGCTTATAATCTTCGTGAGACAAAGC
The sequence above is drawn from the Syntrophothermus lipocalidus DSM 12680 genome and encodes:
- a CDS encoding TIR domain-containing protein; its protein translation is MGRKIFISYKYADSDVRHIKGEWYEINTVRDYVDKIESEIDSSDHIYKGESDAEDLSQLSEETIWSKLKNRIYNSSLTIVMISKNMRESWKSDKNQWIPREVSYSLKETSRISSSGVAVTSKTNALLAVIIPDRNDSYSYFTYNKTCCSSGCRIFLTDQLFDIMKKNMFNQKNPNTQICDNRSIVYFGDHSYMTCVKWDEFIEDMNKYIDKAYEIRDNIDNYEITNSI